A part of Brassica rapa cultivar Chiifu-401-42 chromosome A05, CAAS_Brap_v3.01, whole genome shotgun sequence genomic DNA contains:
- the LOC103866650 gene encoding phosphoenolpyruvate carboxylase 2 isoform X1, whose product MATGSLKKMASIDAQLRLIAPAKVSEDDKLVEYDALLLDRFLDILQDLHGEEVREFVQECYEVAADYDGNRNTEKLEELGNMLTSLDPGDSIVVTKSFSNMLSLANLAEEVQIAYRRRIKKLKKGDFADEASATTESDIEETLKRLLQLNKTPEEVFDALKNQTVDLVLTAHPTQSVRRSLLQKFGRIRDCLTQLYAKDITPDDKQELDEALQREIQAAFRTDEIRRTPPTPQDEMRAGMSYFHETIWKGVPKFLRRVDTALKNIGINERVPYNAPLIQFSSWMGGDRDGNPRVTPEVTRDVCLLARMMAANLYFSQIEDLMFEMSMWRCNEELRVRAEAQRCAKRDAKHYIEFWKQIPSSEPYRAILGDVRDKLYNTREHARQLLSSGVSDVPEDAVFTSVDQFLEPLELCYRSLCDCGDRPIADGSLLDFLRQVSTFGLALVKLDIRQESDRHTDVLDAITQHLGIGSYKEWSEDKRQDWLLSELSGKRPLFGPDLPKTEEIADVLDTFKVISELPYDSFGAYIISMATAPSDVLAVELLQRECGITHPLRVVPLFEKLADLENAPASVARLFSIEWYRNRINGKQEVMIGYSDSGKDAGRLSAAWQLYKTQEELVKVAKEFGVKLTMFHGRGGTVGRGGGPTHLAILSQPPDTIHGQLRVTVQGEVIEQSFGEEHLCFRTLQRFTAATLEHGMHPPVSPKPEWRVLMDEMAVIATEEYRSVVFKEPRFVEYFRLATPELEYGRMNIGSRPSKRKPSGGIESLRAIPWIFAWTQTRFHLPVWLGFGSAFKRVIQKDAKNLNMLKEMYNQWPFFRVTIDLVEMVFAKGDPGIAALYDRLLVSEELQPFGEQLRVNYQETRRLLLQVAGHKDILEGDPYLRQRLQLRDPYITTLNVCQAYTLKQIRDPSFHVKVRPHLSKDYMESSKPAAELVKLNPKSEYAPGLEDTVILTMKGIAAGMQNTG is encoded by the exons ATGGCTACTGGAAGTTTGAAGAAGATGGCTTCCATTGATGCTCAGCTGAGGCTTATTGCTCCAGCTAAAGTCTCTGAAGACGACAAGCTTGTTGAGTACGATGCTCTGTTGCTGGATCGGTTTCTCGACATTCTTCAGGATCTGCATGGCGAAGAAGTCAGAGAGTTt GTTCAAGAATGCTATGAGGTTGCTGCCGATTACGATGGGAACCGCAACACTGAGAAGCTAGAGGAGCTTGGAAACATGCTTACTAGTTTGGATCCAGGAGACTCAATCGTGGTCACAAAGTCATTCTCCAACATGCTTAGCTTGGCTAATCTTGCTGAGGAAGTCCAGATTGCCTACAGGCGCAGGATCAAGAAGCTTAAGAAAGGAGATTTCGCTGATGAGGCCTCTGCGACAACGGAATCCGATATTGAAGAGACTCTCAAGAGGCTCTTGCAGCTTAACAAGACCCCTGAAGAGGTCTTTGATGCTCTCAAGAACCAGACTGTTGACTTGGTCTTAACTGCTCACCCTACTCAATCTGTTCGCCGGTCTTTGCTTCAAAAGTTTGGAAG GATTCGTGATTGTTTGACACAGTTATATGCAAAGGACATCACTCCTGATGATAAACAAGAACTCGATGAAGCTCTGCAACGAGAG ATTCAAGCTGCTTTTCGCACTGATGAGATCAGAAGAACTCCTCCTACACCACAAGATGAGATGAGAGCAGGGATGAGCTACTTCCATGAGACAATCTGGAAAGGAGTTCCTAAATTCTTGAGACGTGTTGACACTGCTTTGAAGAACATTGGTATCAACGAGCGTGTTCCTTACAATGCTCCTCTCATTCAGTTCTCTTCTTGGATGGGTGGAGACCGTGATG GAAACCCTCGAGTCACTCCTGAAGTTACAAGAGATGTATGCTTACTAGCAAGAATGATGGCTGCTAATCTCTACTTCTCCCAGATTGAAGATCTTATGTTCGAG ATGTCCATGTGGCGTTGCAATGAGGAACTTCGTGTTCGCGCAGAAGCTCAAAGATGTGCCAAAAGGGATGCCAAACACTACATAG aattttggaAGCAAATCCCTTCAAGTGAGCCATATCGAGCCATTCTTGGAGACGTGAGGGACAAGCTGTACAACACACGTGAGCATGCGCGTCAGTTACTGTCTAGCGGCGTTTCAGACGTTCCTGAAGACGCTGTTTTCACAAGTGTGGACCAG TTTTTGGAGCCGCTTGAGCTTTGTTACAGGTCTCTCTGTGACTGCGGTGACAGACCTATCGCTGATGGAAGCCTTCTCGATTTCTTGCGCCAAGTATCTACATTTGGACTCGCACTCGTGAAGCTTGACATCCGTCAAGAATCCGACAGACACACCGATGTTTTAGACGCTATCACACAGCACTTAGGCATTGGATCTTACAAAGAATGGTCAGAGGACAAAAGACAGGACTGGCTCTTATCCGAGCTAAGCGGGAAACGCCCTCTCTTCGGACCTGATCTTCCCAAAACCGAAGAGATAGCTGACGTGTTGGACACGTTCAAAGTCATCTCAGAGCTTCCTTACGATAGTTTCGGCGCTTACATCATCTCAATGGCCACTGCTCCATCAGACGTCCTCGCTGTTGAGCTCTTACAACGCGAATGCGGGATCACTCATCCTCTGAGAGTCGTCCCTTTGTTTGAGAAGCTAGCGGATTTAGAAAACGCTCCTGCTTCGGTTGCACGTCTCTTCTCGATAGAGTGGTACAGAAACAGGATCAACGGTAAGCAAGAAGTCATGATAGGGTACTCTGACTCAGGCAAAGACGCTGGGCGTTTATCCGCCGCGTGGCAGTTGTACAAGACGCAAGAGGAGCTTGTGAAGGTTGCGAAGGAGTTTGGAGTGAAGCTGACAATGTTTCACGGGAGAGGTGGGACTGTTGGGAGAGGAGGTGGACCGACGCATCTTGCTATCTTGTCTCAGCCTCCGGATACCATTCACGGGCAGCTGAGGGTAACCGTTCAAGGAGAAGTTATAGAACAGTCTTTTGGAGAAGAGCACTTGTGTTTTAGGACTCTTCAGCGTTTCACGGCTGCTACGCTCGAGCATGGAATGCATCCGCCTGTTTCTCCTAAACCTGAGTGGCGTGTGCTCATGGATGAGATGGCTGTAATTGCCACTGAAGAGTACCGCTCTGTTGTCTTCAAGGAGCCACGTTTTGTGGAGTACTTCCGTCTG GCAACACCTGAGCTTGAGTATGGAAGGATGAACATAGGAAGCAGACCATCAAAGCGGAAACCGAGTGGAGGAATTGAATCTCTACGTGCAATCCCATGGATCTTTGCCTGGACTCAGACGAGGTTTCACTTGCCAGTGTGGCTAGGCTTTGGATCTGCATTCAAACGTGTGATCCAGAAAGACGCAAAGAATCTCAACATGCTCAAAGAGATGTACAACCAGTGGCCTttcttccgcgtcacaatcgatCTAGTCGAAATGGTTTTCGCCAAAGGAGACCCTGGAATCGCTGCTCTCTACGACCGTCTCCTCGTCTCTGAAGAGCTTCAACCCTTTGGTGAACAGCTTCGAGTTAACTACCAAGAGACCAGACGCCTCCTCCTCCAG GTGGCGGGTCACAAGGATATTCTTGAAGGTGATCCATACTTGAGGCAAAGGCTGCAGCTACGTGACCCATACATCACGACGTTGAACGTGTGCCAAGCCTATACGTTGAAGCAGATACGTGACCCGAGCTTCCACGTTAAAGTTAGGCCACACTTGTCTAAAGACTACATGGAGTCTAGTAAACCAGCGGCTGAGCTCGTTAAGCTGAATCCAAAGAGCGAGTATGCACCTGGACTTGAAGACACTGTTATCCTCACCATGAAGGGTATAGCCGCCGGTATGCAGAATACCGGTTAA